A part of Cannabis sativa cultivar Pink pepper isolate KNU-18-1 chromosome 6, ASM2916894v1, whole genome shotgun sequence genomic DNA contains:
- the LOC115725151 gene encoding NADH dehydrogenase [ubiquinone] 1 beta subcomplex subunit 9 gives MSALWSSGGYVARRAAQKERVRILYRRALKDTLNWAVHRHLFYQDASELRERFEANKNVEDPDTIDRLIADGEASYNKWRHPDPYIVPWAPGGSKFTRNPTPPSGIEIVYNYGKEDND, from the exons atgagcgCACTGTGGAGTAGCGGCGGATACGTAGCTCGGAGAGCAGCTCAGAAGGAGAGGGTTCGGATCCTCTACCGGAGAGCCCTCAAAGATACTCTCAACTGGGCTGTTCATCGCCACCTTTTTTACCAAGAT GCTTCAGAGCTTCGTGAAAGGTTCGAGGCCAACAAGAATGTG GAAGATCCCGACACAATTGATAGACTAATTGCTGATGGGGAGGCATCTTATAATAAGTGGCGACACCCTGATCCTTATATTG TACCTTGGGCTCCTGGTGGCAGTAAGTTTACTCGAAACCCAACTCCACCTTCAggg ATTGAGATAGTATACAACTATGGGAAAGAAGACAATGACTAA